A genomic window from Halogeometricum borinquense DSM 11551 includes:
- a CDS encoding alkaline phosphatase family protein, whose product MTEHASDSTAERVIVLDVVGLQPDHVTSESMPHLSELFDDGATTGLVPPFPAVTIPAQTTLSTGRSPATHGDVSNAEYDRKTDTVELWGRDSGDRRRIWELQSDCELTTGALFFQHLYGTSADVAVTPKPIEDENNGLIEMNCWTNPDDFYDELREEYGHFPLHNYWGPAANAESSTWILSAAREATERYDPDMLWVYLPHLDYTGQSHGPNSDEFEAALSEVDELVGEYIDALRKTDRWSETAVVVVSEYGFHEVSTPVFPNRALRDAGLLQTQDAEGGAIPDLAASAAFAVADHQVAHVYCDHDAVERAREALEDRPGIERILDGDDQAAYGIDHENAGELVLLADADAWFAYYWWHEDETEAMPPYADSVDIHEKPGYDPCELFLGESGFVSTDPTKVCGSHGRVDSETTPVFGVGGPAAPSLSLDGDIDMRQVAPTILDLLGVRDDVAMEFEGASILAPTNELGPADD is encoded by the coding sequence ATGACTGAACACGCAAGCGACTCCACGGCAGAACGGGTCATCGTCCTCGACGTGGTCGGTCTCCAACCCGACCACGTTACTTCTGAGTCGATGCCGCACCTCTCCGAACTGTTCGATGACGGCGCGACGACGGGACTCGTCCCACCGTTTCCGGCGGTGACGATTCCCGCGCAGACGACGCTTTCGACCGGACGCTCACCCGCGACGCACGGCGACGTATCGAACGCAGAGTACGACCGCAAAACGGACACGGTGGAACTGTGGGGCCGAGACAGCGGCGACCGGCGGCGGATCTGGGAACTGCAAAGCGACTGCGAACTCACGACTGGCGCGCTGTTTTTCCAACATCTCTACGGCACGTCGGCAGACGTGGCGGTGACGCCGAAACCCATCGAGGACGAGAACAACGGTCTCATCGAGATGAACTGCTGGACGAACCCAGACGACTTTTACGACGAACTCCGCGAGGAGTACGGTCATTTCCCGCTTCACAACTACTGGGGTCCGGCAGCGAACGCCGAGAGTAGCACGTGGATTCTGTCGGCGGCCCGCGAGGCGACCGAGCGCTACGATCCTGACATGCTCTGGGTGTACCTTCCGCATCTTGACTACACAGGGCAGAGTCACGGCCCGAACTCCGACGAGTTTGAGGCGGCGCTCTCGGAGGTTGACGAACTCGTCGGCGAGTACATTGATGCACTCCGCAAGACAGATCGATGGTCGGAAACGGCCGTCGTCGTCGTCAGCGAGTACGGCTTCCACGAGGTATCGACGCCGGTGTTCCCGAATCGCGCGCTCCGCGATGCGGGGCTGCTGCAGACGCAGGACGCCGAGGGCGGGGCGATTCCAGATCTCGCGGCCTCGGCGGCGTTCGCCGTTGCAGACCACCAAGTCGCGCATGTCTACTGCGACCATGACGCCGTCGAACGGGCGCGAGAAGCGCTCGAAGACCGTCCCGGCATCGAGCGTATCCTCGACGGCGACGACCAAGCGGCCTACGGCATCGACCACGAAAATGCGGGCGAGTTGGTCCTTCTCGCGGACGCCGACGCGTGGTTCGCCTACTACTGGTGGCACGAAGACGAGACGGAGGCGATGCCGCCGTACGCCGACAGCGTGGATATCCACGAGAAACCCGGATACGACCCCTGCGAGTTATTCCTCGGGGAAAGCGGGTTCGTCTCGACGGACCCAACGAAAGTCTGCGGGTCGCACGGACGCGTCGATTCCGAGACGACACCCGTTTTCGGGGTCGGCGGTCCCGCCGCTCCCTCACTATCACTGGACGGCGACATCGATATGCGTCAGGTCGCACCGACGATATTGGATCTCCTCGGCGTCCGCGATGACGTTGCGATGGAGTTCGAGGGCGCGTCGATCCTCGCGCCGACGAACGAACTCGGTCCCGCAGACGACTGA
- a CDS encoding inositol-3-phosphate synthase: MTRTRTGVWFVGARGNVATTAIAGARGIARGTTDETGMVTAREPCTLLDLPAVSEFVFGGHDIADRPLIHTATELSDSNIVDRETLEIVSDDLREIDDRIETGTAQNCGSAVSLADGDTLDSNHTVSEIVEQIRSDYSDFVAETGVDRLVVVNLASSEPPVTDPDRYETLAAFEEAVEADDADLPASSLYAYAALDDGHPYVNFTPSTGSDLGGLRELAETKNVPHAGRDAKTGETLLKSALGPMFAGRNLDVLSWDGFNILGNGDGKVLEDDENKAGKLQSKGGVLSNILGSNMHNRVRIDYTPSLGDWKTAWDHVHFRGFMGTTMSLQFTWQGADSTLAAPLVLDLVRLVAYADDHDEGGVQTHLSSFFKEPMDVSEHDLSRQFAMLESYVNDHLDTDDREPLTPLRTDGAGSDSDTSESDSAPGTEPKR; the protein is encoded by the coding sequence ATGACGCGAACGCGAACGGGGGTCTGGTTCGTCGGCGCACGCGGCAACGTCGCAACCACGGCTATCGCTGGGGCGCGCGGCATTGCACGGGGGACAACCGACGAAACCGGAATGGTAACAGCACGTGAACCCTGCACGTTACTCGATTTACCCGCAGTCAGTGAGTTCGTCTTCGGCGGTCACGATATTGCCGACCGACCGCTCATCCACACTGCAACCGAACTCTCCGACTCGAATATCGTCGATCGAGAGACGCTCGAAATCGTCTCCGACGACCTCCGCGAGATAGACGACAGAATCGAGACGGGCACCGCACAGAACTGCGGAAGCGCCGTCTCCCTGGCCGATGGCGACACCCTCGACAGCAACCACACTGTGAGCGAGATAGTCGAACAGATTCGCTCCGATTACAGCGATTTTGTCGCCGAAACCGGCGTTGATCGCCTCGTAGTTGTCAACCTCGCCTCCTCGGAACCACCCGTAACAGATCCCGACCGGTACGAGACGCTGGCTGCCTTCGAAGAGGCAGTCGAAGCCGACGACGCCGACTTACCCGCGAGTTCGCTCTACGCCTACGCCGCCCTCGACGACGGCCACCCGTACGTCAACTTCACGCCCTCCACGGGGAGCGACCTCGGCGGGTTGCGGGAGTTAGCCGAAACGAAGAACGTCCCGCACGCCGGACGCGACGCCAAGACCGGCGAGACACTGCTAAAGTCCGCGCTCGGGCCGATGTTCGCCGGACGCAACCTCGATGTGCTGTCGTGGGACGGCTTCAACATCCTCGGCAACGGCGACGGCAAAGTGTTGGAGGACGACGAGAACAAGGCCGGGAAACTCCAGAGTAAGGGCGGCGTCCTCTCGAACATTCTCGGCTCGAACATGCACAACCGCGTCCGCATCGACTACACACCTTCGCTCGGAGACTGGAAGACGGCGTGGGACCACGTCCACTTCCGGGGGTTCATGGGGACGACGATGTCACTGCAGTTCACGTGGCAGGGTGCAGATTCCACGCTCGCCGCACCGCTCGTCTTGGACCTCGTCCGACTCGTTGCCTACGCCGACGACCACGACGAAGGCGGCGTCCAGACCCACCTCTCGTCGTTCTTCAAAGAGCCGATGGACGTGAGCGAACACGACCTCTCCCGGCAGTTCGCTATGCTCGAATCCTACGTGAACGACCACCTCGATACCGACGACAGAGAGCCGCTCACACCGCTTCGGACGGACGGAGCGGGGAGTGATTCGGACACCTCAGAGTCTGATTCGGCCCCCGGAACGGAGCCCAAACGATGA
- a CDS encoding TatD family hydrolase encodes MRLIDSHAHMTSRTTDDYREMRRSGIECVIEPSFWSGSDKLYPESFFDYFEHIIDFETERADRVAGMEHYVTVSINPKEAVDREMSEAVIDRLPEYLERDRVVGVGEIGFNLQTDEEEWAFREQLRLAEEHEQPVIIHLPHTEKPKGAVRTVEIIEEMGVTQERIIIDHNEPETMETTAATDCWLGFTLYPGKISIEEVMPLLEAYGTDRRIINSSADWDDSDPLAVPKARDAMIDAGWDRDTVRKLLFENPLAFFSQSPHFDYADAVAAESDGESVPQGAEAE; translated from the coding sequence ATGCGTCTGATCGACTCACACGCGCACATGACCTCGCGGACCACGGACGATTACCGCGAGATGCGGCGGTCGGGCATCGAGTGCGTCATCGAACCATCCTTTTGGTCGGGTTCGGACAAACTGTATCCCGAATCGTTCTTCGATTACTTCGAGCACATCATCGACTTCGAGACCGAACGCGCCGACCGCGTCGCCGGGATGGAGCACTACGTCACGGTCTCGATCAATCCGAAGGAGGCAGTTGACCGCGAGATGTCCGAAGCCGTCATCGACCGTCTGCCGGAGTATCTCGAACGCGACCGCGTCGTCGGTGTCGGCGAGATCGGGTTCAACCTCCAGACCGACGAGGAAGAGTGGGCGTTCCGCGAGCAACTCCGCCTCGCAGAAGAACACGAACAACCCGTCATCATCCACCTTCCGCACACGGAGAAGCCGAAGGGTGCGGTCCGGACGGTAGAGATCATCGAGGAGATGGGCGTCACGCAAGAGCGAATCATCATCGACCACAACGAACCGGAGACGATGGAGACGACGGCGGCGACGGACTGTTGGCTCGGGTTCACGCTCTACCCCGGTAAGATATCTATCGAGGAGGTCATGCCGCTTCTCGAAGCGTACGGCACCGACAGACGTATCATCAACTCCTCGGCAGACTGGGATGATTCGGACCCACTCGCCGTCCCGAAAGCCCGCGACGCGATGATCGACGCTGGGTGGGACCGCGATACGGTGCGGAAGCTTCTGTTCGAGAATCCCTTAGCGTTCTTCTCGCAGTCGCCGCATTTCGACTACGCGGACGCCGTTGCGGCGGAGTCCGATGGCGAAAGCGTCCCCCAGGGTGCAGAGGCCGAGTAA
- a CDS encoding sugar phosphate isomerase/epimerase family protein — protein sequence MSLQFGFSMNAFREYSTVEAIDAVADAGYDGIELLFDQPFLYPPAATDEEYDEVRAALERTGLDISNCNAFMLTAIEDFHHPSFIEVDENYRRRRVEYTLDSLDAAAELGCDHISIEPGGPLPDGKSREWAMETFVGGLEELAVKAENVGVDVLVEPEPDLLIETSMQFLDVIERVDSDRIACNFDAGHLYCVGEDPAELVETLSPYTKHYHLEDIPEVREHDHTQLGDGAMNIDAFLEAVEDSGYDGYITVELYPYQETAAETARGAMDYLRDHGWA from the coding sequence ATGTCGCTTCAGTTCGGTTTCTCGATGAACGCCTTTCGGGAGTACTCGACTGTCGAGGCCATCGACGCCGTCGCGGACGCCGGGTACGACGGCATCGAACTCCTGTTCGATCAACCATTCCTCTATCCACCCGCGGCCACGGACGAGGAGTACGACGAGGTGCGCGCCGCGCTCGAACGGACCGGTCTCGACATCAGCAACTGTAACGCGTTCATGCTGACGGCCATCGAGGATTTCCACCACCCCTCGTTCATCGAAGTAGACGAAAACTACCGTCGTCGTCGCGTGGAGTACACGCTTGATTCGCTCGATGCCGCGGCCGAACTCGGCTGTGACCACATCTCCATCGAACCCGGTGGCCCACTTCCCGATGGAAAGTCCCGCGAGTGGGCGATGGAGACGTTCGTCGGCGGCCTCGAAGAACTCGCCGTCAAGGCCGAGAACGTGGGCGTGGATGTGTTGGTCGAACCCGAACCGGACCTTCTCATCGAGACTTCGATGCAGTTTCTCGACGTGATCGAACGCGTTGACTCCGACCGAATCGCCTGTAACTTCGACGCCGGCCACCTGTACTGCGTGGGCGAGGACCCCGCGGAACTGGTCGAGACGCTTTCGCCGTACACGAAGCACTACCATCTCGAAGACATCCCCGAGGTCCGTGAACACGACCACACGCAACTCGGTGACGGCGCGATGAATATCGACGCCTTCCTCGAAGCGGTCGAGGATTCAGGCTACGACGGGTACATCACGGTCGAACTCTACCCGTATCAGGAGACGGCAGCCGAAACAGCACGAGGGGCGATGGACTACCTCCGCGACCACGGGTGGGCCTGA
- a CDS encoding UbiA family prenyltransferase: MATGVGDALGVESVRRVATDYAELVRLPNVFTAPPDVIAGVALAVALGATVSVPTIVGLCLASALIYAAGTTLNDVADVDEDAKERPDRPIPSGRVGRSEALSVGIILLVGGVVVATVVGGLGPGLTAVALALAVALYDGLLKGTPAGFFAMGSARGLNVALGLSIAGVAAFDGLALLFPASVVVYVAALTRMAEAETGGGGDGSAVALTGAGATLAAMVVAVVVTVRGTPTAGLAATLVAAGFLAWDWRALGPAIADPVPSNVGPAVGTCVLGIVLLDAAVAVIAGPTFVLAAAAFAIPATTLSRYFDVN, encoded by the coding sequence ATGGCAACCGGCGTCGGGGACGCGCTCGGCGTCGAGTCCGTCCGGCGAGTCGCTACCGACTACGCCGAACTTGTCAGACTTCCGAATGTCTTCACCGCCCCACCGGACGTTATCGCTGGCGTCGCTCTCGCCGTCGCGCTCGGCGCGACAGTTTCGGTACCAACTATCGTCGGTCTCTGTCTGGCATCGGCGCTCATCTACGCCGCGGGAACGACGCTGAACGACGTTGCCGACGTTGACGAAGACGCAAAAGAGCGCCCGGATCGACCGATTCCGTCTGGCCGCGTCGGGCGAAGCGAAGCGCTCTCGGTCGGCATCATCCTCCTCGTCGGCGGTGTCGTCGTCGCCACGGTCGTTGGCGGATTAGGACCCGGTTTGACTGCCGTGGCTCTCGCCCTCGCCGTTGCGCTCTATGACGGTCTTCTCAAGGGTACTCCAGCCGGCTTTTTTGCGATGGGATCAGCCCGCGGACTCAACGTCGCGCTCGGCCTGTCAATCGCCGGTGTCGCCGCGTTCGACGGGCTGGCGCTTCTGTTTCCGGCGTCCGTCGTCGTTTACGTTGCGGCGTTGACGCGGATGGCTGAGGCGGAGACGGGCGGCGGTGGGGACGGGTCCGCCGTCGCTCTCACCGGCGCAGGGGCGACGCTAGCGGCCATGGTTGTTGCCGTCGTCGTCACCGTCCGTGGGACGCCCACCGCCGGTCTCGCCGCTACTCTCGTCGCCGCCGGCTTTCTCGCGTGGGACTGGCGGGCGCTCGGTCCGGCGATAGCAGATCCCGTTCCGTCGAACGTCGGACCTGCTGTCGGTACCTGCGTCCTCGGAATTGTCCTCCTCGATGCCGCCGTCGCCGTCATTGCAGGGCCGACGTTCGTTCTCGCCGCAGCGGCGTTCGCCATTCCGGCAACGACGCTCTCCAGATACTTCGACGTGAACTAA
- a CDS encoding sugar phosphate isomerase/epimerase family protein, whose protein sequence is MKLAFSTNAYTNDTLPEAVRRIAAHGYEGVELLGDTPHAYFPEFGADDAAALADALTETDLAVSNINANTATGYYDDAPPSSFFEPSVINPDPDLRAWRVEYIKRAIDLATSTGAPAVCLATGRPLPGTLPDEAYQLLRDSLHDILDYAEPRGVDVGIEFEPELLIECTDEVLTLIDDVGRDNLGVNLDIGHAAVYGEDLRESIEQSAGHITGVHLEDIAGGIRGKHYHLVPGDGDLDFDVVFDALDSIGYDGFVTLELYTYPDRPDEAAARAFEALAGYF, encoded by the coding sequence ATGAAACTCGCATTTTCGACGAACGCGTACACGAACGACACGCTCCCCGAAGCCGTCCGGCGAATCGCCGCCCACGGTTACGAGGGAGTCGAATTACTCGGCGATACACCGCACGCGTACTTCCCCGAGTTCGGTGCGGACGATGCGGCCGCACTCGCCGATGCCCTCACAGAGACGGATCTCGCCGTCTCGAACATCAACGCCAACACGGCTACGGGATACTACGACGATGCGCCGCCGTCGTCCTTTTTCGAACCGAGCGTCATCAATCCGGATCCGGATCTGCGCGCGTGGCGTGTCGAGTACATCAAACGTGCCATCGACTTGGCTACCTCGACGGGTGCGCCAGCGGTCTGTCTCGCCACCGGTCGTCCCCTGCCGGGAACGTTGCCCGATGAAGCGTACCAGCTCTTGCGTGACTCGCTGCACGACATCCTCGACTACGCCGAACCCCGCGGCGTGGACGTGGGGATCGAGTTCGAACCCGAACTGCTCATCGAATGCACCGACGAAGTGCTGACGCTCATTGATGATGTGGGCCGCGACAACCTCGGCGTCAATCTCGACATCGGCCACGCAGCCGTCTACGGCGAAGACCTACGCGAGAGCATCGAACAGAGCGCGGGCCACATCACCGGCGTCCACCTCGAAGATATCGCGGGCGGTATCCGCGGCAAACACTATCACCTCGTCCCCGGCGACGGCGACCTCGATTTCGATGTGGTGTTCGACGCCCTCGACAGCATCGGCTACGACGGATTCGTCACGTTAGAACTGTACACTTACCCCGACCGTCCGGACGAGGCGGCGGCGCGTGCGTTCGAGGCGTTAGCGGGCTACTTCTGA
- the ligA gene encoding ATP-dependent DNA ligase LigA: MQFAEFAARASEIEAEPADLATVALVRDLFCDAGDDLPVVTRFVQGRVFPAWDSTTLDIGPRLLREAIARAAGQNVTADDVEDRLADAGEIGSVAAAYDFGGQQGLAAFSGGTNDGLTVNEVDETLRDLAAASGPGSEDRKLNTLFGLFNRASSSEAKYLARLVLGEMRIGVGAGTVRDAVAEAFLADFESATEESEDDEGGPKDDDAEDRSKDDDAEDRPKDDDTEDTADDADEPTTYATDEQLAAVERALQVSNDYGMVAVTARDEGKEGLKAVHLEVGRPVQAMLAQAGTVTDALDEWDEAAVERKFDGARVQVHVAPDDASADDGEDVSLYSRNMDDVTDALPEIVEFVEDHVDVPVILDGEVVAVDDDGAPLPFQEVLRRFRRKHDVGRMREEVRVELHAFDCLHADSEDLLDAPVTERHARLAEVLADTNAVSDLLVSEDADEIAAFEEASLDAGHEGIMLKNPDSTYSPGNRGKNWLKRKPDVETVDLVVTGAEWGEGRRANHLGTFLLSARDESGDGDYATIGKVATGITDEELAELSDLLEPEIVSEDGQTVELNPSVVFEVGYEEIQRSPTYSSGYALRFPRFIAVREDKTPDDADSLDRIERLAESQ, encoded by the coding sequence ATGCAGTTCGCCGAGTTCGCCGCGCGGGCGTCGGAAATAGAAGCCGAACCCGCAGACCTCGCCACCGTCGCGCTAGTCCGTGATCTGTTTTGCGACGCCGGAGACGACCTCCCCGTCGTCACACGGTTCGTCCAAGGCCGCGTCTTCCCGGCATGGGACTCGACAACGCTCGATATCGGGCCGCGACTCCTCCGCGAGGCCATCGCGCGCGCGGCCGGGCAGAACGTCACGGCCGACGATGTCGAGGACCGACTCGCCGATGCAGGTGAAATCGGCAGCGTCGCTGCGGCGTACGACTTCGGCGGCCAACAGGGACTCGCCGCGTTCTCTGGCGGCACTAACGACGGTCTGACGGTCAACGAGGTGGACGAAACGCTTCGTGACCTCGCGGCCGCCTCCGGACCCGGGAGTGAGGATCGAAAGCTGAACACGTTGTTCGGCCTGTTCAACCGCGCGAGTTCGTCGGAAGCAAAGTATCTCGCACGTCTCGTCCTCGGCGAGATGCGTATCGGCGTCGGAGCGGGAACCGTCCGCGACGCCGTTGCCGAAGCGTTCCTCGCTGACTTCGAATCGGCGACGGAGGAGAGCGAAGACGACGAAGGCGGACCGAAAGACGACGATGCCGAAGACAGATCGAAGGACGACGATGCCGAAGATAGACCAAAGGACGACGATACCGAAGACACTGCGGACGACGCCGACGAACCGACGACGTACGCGACCGACGAGCAACTGGCCGCCGTCGAACGCGCCCTCCAAGTGTCGAACGACTACGGGATGGTCGCCGTCACGGCCCGCGACGAAGGCAAAGAAGGGCTGAAAGCAGTTCATCTCGAAGTCGGCCGCCCCGTGCAAGCGATGCTGGCACAGGCAGGGACAGTGACCGACGCCCTCGACGAATGGGACGAGGCGGCGGTGGAACGAAAGTTCGACGGCGCGCGCGTGCAGGTCCACGTCGCACCCGACGACGCGTCCGCGGACGACGGCGAAGACGTGTCGCTGTACTCCCGTAATATGGACGATGTAACGGATGCGCTTCCCGAAATCGTAGAGTTCGTGGAGGATCACGTGGACGTGCCGGTGATCCTCGACGGCGAGGTGGTGGCGGTAGATGACGATGGCGCACCGCTTCCGTTTCAGGAGGTTCTCCGCCGGTTCCGTCGCAAACACGACGTGGGTCGGATGCGCGAAGAGGTGCGCGTCGAACTCCACGCGTTCGACTGTCTACACGCCGACAGCGAGGACTTGCTCGATGCGCCGGTGACGGAACGACACGCCCGACTCGCGGAGGTGCTGGCGGACACCAACGCCGTCTCGGACTTGCTCGTCTCCGAGGACGCCGACGAGATAGCCGCCTTCGAGGAGGCGTCGCTTGACGCCGGCCACGAAGGGATCATGCTGAAAAACCCCGATTCGACGTACTCGCCCGGAAATCGCGGGAAGAACTGGCTGAAACGAAAGCCCGACGTAGAGACGGTTGACCTCGTCGTGACGGGTGCAGAGTGGGGAGAGGGCCGCCGCGCGAACCACCTTGGAACGTTCCTCCTCTCCGCGCGCGACGAGAGCGGCGACGGCGACTACGCCACTATCGGGAAGGTAGCGACGGGCATCACCGACGAGGAACTGGCCGAGTTGTCCGATCTCTTGGAACCAGAAATCGTCAGCGAGGACGGACAGACGGTCGAACTGAATCCCTCGGTCGTTTTCGAGGTCGGCTACGAAGAGATACAACGCTCGCCGACGTACTCATCGGGGTACGCGCTTCGGTTCCCGCGCTTTATCGCCGTCCGAGAGGACAAGACGCCGGACGATGCCGACTCGCTGGATCGAATCGAGCGGTTGGCCGAGTCGCAATGA